A stretch of Pelecanus crispus isolate bPelCri1 chromosome 3, bPelCri1.pri, whole genome shotgun sequence DNA encodes these proteins:
- the POLR3F gene encoding DNA-directed RNA polymerase III subunit RPC6 isoform X2, translating into MAEVKVKPEVPDPMDIENRIIELCHQFPHGITDQVIQNDMPHMEAQQRAMAINRLLSMGQLDLLRSNAGLLYRIKESQNASKMKGSDNQEKLVYQIIEDAGNKGIWSRDIRYKSNLPLTEINKILKNLESKKLIKAVKSVAAEAARDSKQNPMIQRNSSFASSHEVWKYICELGISKVELSMEDIETILNTLIYDGKVEMTIIAAKEGTVGSVDGQMKLYRAVSPLIQPTGLVRTPCGLCPIFDDCHEGGEISPSNCIYMTEWLEF; encoded by the exons GATTATTGAGCTGTGTCATCAGTTCCCTCATGGTATCACAGACCAGGTGATTCAAAATGATATGCCTCACATGGAAGCCCAGCAGCGAGCCATGGCGATCAACAGGTTGCTCTCAATG GGGCAACTGGACCTTCTCAGGAGCAATGCAGGTCTCCTGTATAGAATCAAAGAGTCTCAAAATGCAAG taaaatgaaAGGCTCTGACAATCAAGAGAAGCTGGTTTACCAAATTATAGAAGATGCAGGCAACAAAG gtaTTTGGAGCAGGGACATTAGATACAAAAGTAATTTGCCTTTAACGGAGATCAACAAGATACTGAAAAACTTGGAAAGCAAGAAACTAATTAAAGCAGTTAAATCTGTGGCA gCAGAAGCAGCTCGAGACAGCAAACAGAATCCCATGATACAAAGGAACAGCTCATTTGCCTCATCCCATGAGGTGTGGAAATACATCTGTGAACTGGGTATCAGTAAG GTAGAGTTGTCAATGGAAGACATTGAAACCATTTTAAATACGCTAATATATGATGGAAAAGTGGAGATGACTATTATTGCCGCAAAGGAAGGGACGGTAGGCAGTGTGGATGGACAGATGAAGTTGTACAGAGCTGTTAGTCCTCTCATACAACCCACTGGATTAGTCAGGACGCCCTGTGGACTCTGCCCT atttttgATGATTGCCATGAAGGTGGTGAGATTTCTCCATCAAACTGTATTTATATGACAGAGTGGCTGGagttttaa
- the POLR3F gene encoding DNA-directed RNA polymerase III subunit RPC6 isoform X1 translates to MAEVKVKPEVPDPMDIENRIIELCHQFPHGITDQVIQNDMPHMEAQQRAMAINRLLSMGQLDLLRSNAGLLYRIKESQNASKMKGSDNQEKLVYQIIEDAGNKGIWSRDIRYKSNLPLTEINKILKNLESKKLIKAVKSVAASKKKVYMLYNLQPDRSVTGGAWYSDQDFESEFVEVLNQQCFKFLQSKAEAARDSKQNPMIQRNSSFASSHEVWKYICELGISKVELSMEDIETILNTLIYDGKVEMTIIAAKEGTVGSVDGQMKLYRAVSPLIQPTGLVRTPCGLCPIFDDCHEGGEISPSNCIYMTEWLEF, encoded by the exons GATTATTGAGCTGTGTCATCAGTTCCCTCATGGTATCACAGACCAGGTGATTCAAAATGATATGCCTCACATGGAAGCCCAGCAGCGAGCCATGGCGATCAACAGGTTGCTCTCAATG GGGCAACTGGACCTTCTCAGGAGCAATGCAGGTCTCCTGTATAGAATCAAAGAGTCTCAAAATGCAAG taaaatgaaAGGCTCTGACAATCAAGAGAAGCTGGTTTACCAAATTATAGAAGATGCAGGCAACAAAG gtaTTTGGAGCAGGGACATTAGATACAAAAGTAATTTGCCTTTAACGGAGATCAACAAGATACTGAAAAACTTGGAAAGCAAGAAACTAATTAAAGCAGTTAAATCTGTGGCA GCATCCAAGAAGAAGGTGTATATGCTCTATAACTTGCAGCCTGACAGGTCAGTGACTGGTGGGGCTTGGTACAGTGACCAAGACTTTGAGTCTGAATTTGTGGAGGTGTTAAATCAACAGTGTTTTAAATTTCTACAGAGTAAG gCAGAAGCAGCTCGAGACAGCAAACAGAATCCCATGATACAAAGGAACAGCTCATTTGCCTCATCCCATGAGGTGTGGAAATACATCTGTGAACTGGGTATCAGTAAG GTAGAGTTGTCAATGGAAGACATTGAAACCATTTTAAATACGCTAATATATGATGGAAAAGTGGAGATGACTATTATTGCCGCAAAGGAAGGGACGGTAGGCAGTGTGGATGGACAGATGAAGTTGTACAGAGCTGTTAGTCCTCTCATACAACCCACTGGATTAGTCAGGACGCCCTGTGGACTCTGCCCT atttttgATGATTGCCATGAAGGTGGTGAGATTTCTCCATCAAACTGTATTTATATGACAGAGTGGCTGGagttttaa
- the SEC23B gene encoding protein transport protein Sec23B isoform X3 translates to MWLKSFCSPMATYLEFIQQNEERDGVRFSWNVWPSSRLEATRMVVPLACLLTPLKERLDLPPVQYEPLLCSRLTCKAVLNPLCQVDYGAKLWTCNFCFQRNQFPPAYAGISEVNQPAELMPQFSTIEYIVQEDLQALKESLQMSLSLLPPDALVGLITFGRMVQVHDLSCEGISKSYVFRGTKDLTAKQIQNMLGFSRPAVPIQQGRPLQTPEQPVISSRFLQPVHKIDMNLTDLLGQLQRDPWPMTQGKRPLRSTGVALLVAVSLLEGTFPNTGARIMLFTGGPPTQGPGMVVGDELKTPIRSWHDIEKDNARFMKKATKHYEILANRSAANGHCIDIYACALDQTGLLEMKCCANLTGGHMAMGDSFNTSLFKQTFQRVFNKGFSGEFQMAFGASLDVKTSRELKIAGAIGPCISLNAKGPCVSENELGIGGTSQWKICSLDPSTTLAIYFEVVNQHNAPIPQGGRGAVQFVTQYQHSSTQKRIRVTTIARNWADAQSQLQHIEAAFDQEAAAVLMARLGVYRAESEEGPDVLRWLDRQLIRLCQKFGQYNKDDPNSFRLSESFSLYPQFMFHLRRSPFLQVFNNSPDESSYYRHHFARQDLTQSLIMIQPILYAYSFHGPPEPVLLDSSSILPHRILLMDTFFQIVIYLGETIAQWQKAGYQDMPEYENFKHLLQAPLDDAQEILQTRFPMPRYIHTEHGSSQARFLLSKVNPSQTHNNFYVWEQESGAPILTDDVSLQVFMDHLKKLAVSSAS, encoded by the exons ATGTGGCTAAAG AGCTTCTGCAGTCCCATGGCGACGTACCTGGAGTTCATCCAGCAAAATGAGGAGCGCGATGGAGTGCGTTTCAGCTGGAATGTGTGGCCCTCCAGCAGGCTGGAGGCCACAAGGATGGTTGTCCCCCTGGCTTGTCTTCTGACCCCACTGAAGGAGCGTCTTGACCTGCCACCTGTGCAGTATGAACCACTGCTTTGTAGCAGGCTGACTTGCAAAGCAGTGCTCAACCCACTCTG CCAAGTTGACTATGGGGCCAAGCTCTGGACTTgtaacttctgttttcagagaaatcaG ttcCCTCCAGCATATGCAGGCATATCTGAAGTCAATCAACCAGCAGAGCTTATGCCTCAGTTTTCAACAATTGAATATATTGTGCAG GAGGACTTGCAGGCGCTGAAGGAGTCCCTCCAGATGTCCCTaagtctgctgcctcccgaTGCTCTGGTGGGACTTATCACTTTTGGCAGAATGGTCCAGGTTCATGATCTGAGCTGTGAAGGGATTTCGAAGAGCTACGTGTTTAGGGGCACAAAGGACCTGACAGCTAAACAAATACAG AATATGCTTGGGTTTTCAAGGCCAGCTGTCCCCATTCAACAGGGAAGACCTCTTCAGACTCCAGAGCAACCTGTTATTTCAAGCAG GTTTCTGCAGCCAGTACATAAGATTGACATGAATTTAACAGATCTGCTTGGACAACTGCAAAGGGACCCATGGCCAATGACCCAGGGAAAGAGGCCTTTACGTTCCACTGGAGTAGCTCTTTTGGTTGCTGTCAGCTTATTGGAG ggcACATTTCCAAACACAGGGGCCAGAATAATGCTGTTTACAGGTGGGCCACCAACACAAGGACCAGGCATGGTCGTAGGAGATGAACTGAAAACACCCATCCGTTCTTGGCACGACATAGAGAAGGACAACGCAAGGTTCATGAAGAAGGCCACCAAA CACTATGAGATTCTGGCTAATCGCTCTGCAGCCAACGGGCACTGCATCGACATCTATGCCTGCGCCCTGGATCAGACTGGACTGCTAGAGATGAAGTGTTGTGCAAACCTCACCGG aggACACATGGCGATGGGAGACTCCTTCAACACTTCTCTCTTCAAGCAGACCTTCCAGCGGGTATTTAACAAAGGGTTCAGTGGGGAATTTCAGATGGCTTTTGGTGCAAGTTTGGATGTGAAG ACCTCTCGGGAGCTGAAAATTGCAGGAGCTATTGGACCATGCATATCCTTGAATGCTAAAGGGCCATGTGTCTCTGAAAAT GAGCTTGGAATTGGAGGAACATCTCAATGGAAAATTTGTAGCCTGGATCCCAGCACAACTCTGGCCATTTACTTTGAAGTGGTAAATCAG CACAATGCACCAATACCtcagggaggcagaggggcagTGCAGTTTGTCACTCAGTATCAACACTCCAGTACGCAGAAACGCATTCGTGTCACCACCATAGCCAGAAA TTGGGCAGATGCACAGAGTCAACTCCAGCATATAGAAGCTGCATTTGACCaggaagcagctgctgtgctgatgGCACGACTGGGAGTGTACAGAGCTGAATCTGAGGAGGGACCTGATGTTCTGCGATGGCTGGACAGACAGCTGATCAGACTG TGTCAGAAATTTGGACAATACAACAAAGATGATCCCAACTCCTTCAGATTGTCAGAATCATTTTCTTTGTATCCCCAG TTCATGTTCCATCTGCGACGCTCCCCATTCCTGCAGGTCTTCAATAACAGTCCAGATGAATCTTCTTATTACCGTCACCACTTTGCTAGGCAAGATCTGACCCAGTCTCTCATTATGATCCAGCCCATCCTTTATGCTTATTCTTTCCATGGACCTCCTGAG CCAGTGCTTTTGGACAGCAGCAGTATTCTTCCTCACAGAATCCTGCTGATGGATACTTTCTTCCAGATAGTTATCTACCTTGGTGAG ACTATTGCGCAGTGGCAGAAAGCTGGTTACCAAGACATGCCTGAATATGAAAACTTCAAGCACCTGCTGCAAGCCCCACTGGATGACGCCCAGGAAATCTTGCAGACTAGATTCCCAATGCCACGTTACATCCACACTGAACATGGGAGCAGTCAG GCCCGGTTCCTCTTGTCTAAAGTGAACCCTTCTCAGACCCACAATAACTTCTATGTGTGGGAACAG gaatCGGGAGCTCCAATCTTGACAGATGATGTTAGTCTCCAGGTATTCATGGACCATCTAAAAAAGCTGGCAGTTTCAAGTGCATCATGA
- the SEC23B gene encoding protein transport protein Sec23B isoform X1: MWLKSFCSPMATYLEFIQQNEERDGVRFSWNVWPSSRLEATRMVVPLACLLTPLKERLDLPPVQYEPLLCSRLTCKAVLNPLCQVDYGAKLWTCNFCFQRNQFPPAYAGISEVNQPAELMPQFSTIEYIVQHGPQTPLIFLYVVDTCLEEEDLQALKESLQMSLSLLPPDALVGLITFGRMVQVHDLSCEGISKSYVFRGTKDLTAKQIQNMLGFSRPAVPIQQGRPLQTPEQPVISSRFLQPVHKIDMNLTDLLGQLQRDPWPMTQGKRPLRSTGVALLVAVSLLEGTFPNTGARIMLFTGGPPTQGPGMVVGDELKTPIRSWHDIEKDNARFMKKATKHYEILANRSAANGHCIDIYACALDQTGLLEMKCCANLTGGHMAMGDSFNTSLFKQTFQRVFNKGFSGEFQMAFGASLDVKTSRELKIAGAIGPCISLNAKGPCVSENELGIGGTSQWKICSLDPSTTLAIYFEVVNQHNAPIPQGGRGAVQFVTQYQHSSTQKRIRVTTIARNWADAQSQLQHIEAAFDQEAAAVLMARLGVYRAESEEGPDVLRWLDRQLIRLCQKFGQYNKDDPNSFRLSESFSLYPQFMFHLRRSPFLQVFNNSPDESSYYRHHFARQDLTQSLIMIQPILYAYSFHGPPEPVLLDSSSILPHRILLMDTFFQIVIYLGETIAQWQKAGYQDMPEYENFKHLLQAPLDDAQEILQTRFPMPRYIHTEHGSSQARFLLSKVNPSQTHNNFYVWEQESGAPILTDDVSLQVFMDHLKKLAVSSAS, from the exons ATGTGGCTAAAG AGCTTCTGCAGTCCCATGGCGACGTACCTGGAGTTCATCCAGCAAAATGAGGAGCGCGATGGAGTGCGTTTCAGCTGGAATGTGTGGCCCTCCAGCAGGCTGGAGGCCACAAGGATGGTTGTCCCCCTGGCTTGTCTTCTGACCCCACTGAAGGAGCGTCTTGACCTGCCACCTGTGCAGTATGAACCACTGCTTTGTAGCAGGCTGACTTGCAAAGCAGTGCTCAACCCACTCTG CCAAGTTGACTATGGGGCCAAGCTCTGGACTTgtaacttctgttttcagagaaatcaG ttcCCTCCAGCATATGCAGGCATATCTGAAGTCAATCAACCAGCAGAGCTTATGCCTCAGTTTTCAACAATTGAATATATTGTGCAG CACGGTCCGCAGACGCCATTGATCTTCCTGTATGTTGTTGACACATGCTTAGAAGAGGAGGACTTGCAGGCGCTGAAGGAGTCCCTCCAGATGTCCCTaagtctgctgcctcccgaTGCTCTGGTGGGACTTATCACTTTTGGCAGAATGGTCCAGGTTCATGATCTGAGCTGTGAAGGGATTTCGAAGAGCTACGTGTTTAGGGGCACAAAGGACCTGACAGCTAAACAAATACAG AATATGCTTGGGTTTTCAAGGCCAGCTGTCCCCATTCAACAGGGAAGACCTCTTCAGACTCCAGAGCAACCTGTTATTTCAAGCAG GTTTCTGCAGCCAGTACATAAGATTGACATGAATTTAACAGATCTGCTTGGACAACTGCAAAGGGACCCATGGCCAATGACCCAGGGAAAGAGGCCTTTACGTTCCACTGGAGTAGCTCTTTTGGTTGCTGTCAGCTTATTGGAG ggcACATTTCCAAACACAGGGGCCAGAATAATGCTGTTTACAGGTGGGCCACCAACACAAGGACCAGGCATGGTCGTAGGAGATGAACTGAAAACACCCATCCGTTCTTGGCACGACATAGAGAAGGACAACGCAAGGTTCATGAAGAAGGCCACCAAA CACTATGAGATTCTGGCTAATCGCTCTGCAGCCAACGGGCACTGCATCGACATCTATGCCTGCGCCCTGGATCAGACTGGACTGCTAGAGATGAAGTGTTGTGCAAACCTCACCGG aggACACATGGCGATGGGAGACTCCTTCAACACTTCTCTCTTCAAGCAGACCTTCCAGCGGGTATTTAACAAAGGGTTCAGTGGGGAATTTCAGATGGCTTTTGGTGCAAGTTTGGATGTGAAG ACCTCTCGGGAGCTGAAAATTGCAGGAGCTATTGGACCATGCATATCCTTGAATGCTAAAGGGCCATGTGTCTCTGAAAAT GAGCTTGGAATTGGAGGAACATCTCAATGGAAAATTTGTAGCCTGGATCCCAGCACAACTCTGGCCATTTACTTTGAAGTGGTAAATCAG CACAATGCACCAATACCtcagggaggcagaggggcagTGCAGTTTGTCACTCAGTATCAACACTCCAGTACGCAGAAACGCATTCGTGTCACCACCATAGCCAGAAA TTGGGCAGATGCACAGAGTCAACTCCAGCATATAGAAGCTGCATTTGACCaggaagcagctgctgtgctgatgGCACGACTGGGAGTGTACAGAGCTGAATCTGAGGAGGGACCTGATGTTCTGCGATGGCTGGACAGACAGCTGATCAGACTG TGTCAGAAATTTGGACAATACAACAAAGATGATCCCAACTCCTTCAGATTGTCAGAATCATTTTCTTTGTATCCCCAG TTCATGTTCCATCTGCGACGCTCCCCATTCCTGCAGGTCTTCAATAACAGTCCAGATGAATCTTCTTATTACCGTCACCACTTTGCTAGGCAAGATCTGACCCAGTCTCTCATTATGATCCAGCCCATCCTTTATGCTTATTCTTTCCATGGACCTCCTGAG CCAGTGCTTTTGGACAGCAGCAGTATTCTTCCTCACAGAATCCTGCTGATGGATACTTTCTTCCAGATAGTTATCTACCTTGGTGAG ACTATTGCGCAGTGGCAGAAAGCTGGTTACCAAGACATGCCTGAATATGAAAACTTCAAGCACCTGCTGCAAGCCCCACTGGATGACGCCCAGGAAATCTTGCAGACTAGATTCCCAATGCCACGTTACATCCACACTGAACATGGGAGCAGTCAG GCCCGGTTCCTCTTGTCTAAAGTGAACCCTTCTCAGACCCACAATAACTTCTATGTGTGGGAACAG gaatCGGGAGCTCCAATCTTGACAGATGATGTTAGTCTCCAGGTATTCATGGACCATCTAAAAAAGCTGGCAGTTTCAAGTGCATCATGA
- the SEC23B gene encoding protein transport protein Sec23B isoform X2, giving the protein MATYLEFIQQNEERDGVRFSWNVWPSSRLEATRMVVPLACLLTPLKERLDLPPVQYEPLLCSRLTCKAVLNPLCQVDYGAKLWTCNFCFQRNQFPPAYAGISEVNQPAELMPQFSTIEYIVQHGPQTPLIFLYVVDTCLEEEDLQALKESLQMSLSLLPPDALVGLITFGRMVQVHDLSCEGISKSYVFRGTKDLTAKQIQNMLGFSRPAVPIQQGRPLQTPEQPVISSRFLQPVHKIDMNLTDLLGQLQRDPWPMTQGKRPLRSTGVALLVAVSLLEGTFPNTGARIMLFTGGPPTQGPGMVVGDELKTPIRSWHDIEKDNARFMKKATKHYEILANRSAANGHCIDIYACALDQTGLLEMKCCANLTGGHMAMGDSFNTSLFKQTFQRVFNKGFSGEFQMAFGASLDVKTSRELKIAGAIGPCISLNAKGPCVSENELGIGGTSQWKICSLDPSTTLAIYFEVVNQHNAPIPQGGRGAVQFVTQYQHSSTQKRIRVTTIARNWADAQSQLQHIEAAFDQEAAAVLMARLGVYRAESEEGPDVLRWLDRQLIRLCQKFGQYNKDDPNSFRLSESFSLYPQFMFHLRRSPFLQVFNNSPDESSYYRHHFARQDLTQSLIMIQPILYAYSFHGPPEPVLLDSSSILPHRILLMDTFFQIVIYLGETIAQWQKAGYQDMPEYENFKHLLQAPLDDAQEILQTRFPMPRYIHTEHGSSQARFLLSKVNPSQTHNNFYVWEQESGAPILTDDVSLQVFMDHLKKLAVSSAS; this is encoded by the exons ATGGCGACGTACCTGGAGTTCATCCAGCAAAATGAGGAGCGCGATGGAGTGCGTTTCAGCTGGAATGTGTGGCCCTCCAGCAGGCTGGAGGCCACAAGGATGGTTGTCCCCCTGGCTTGTCTTCTGACCCCACTGAAGGAGCGTCTTGACCTGCCACCTGTGCAGTATGAACCACTGCTTTGTAGCAGGCTGACTTGCAAAGCAGTGCTCAACCCACTCTG CCAAGTTGACTATGGGGCCAAGCTCTGGACTTgtaacttctgttttcagagaaatcaG ttcCCTCCAGCATATGCAGGCATATCTGAAGTCAATCAACCAGCAGAGCTTATGCCTCAGTTTTCAACAATTGAATATATTGTGCAG CACGGTCCGCAGACGCCATTGATCTTCCTGTATGTTGTTGACACATGCTTAGAAGAGGAGGACTTGCAGGCGCTGAAGGAGTCCCTCCAGATGTCCCTaagtctgctgcctcccgaTGCTCTGGTGGGACTTATCACTTTTGGCAGAATGGTCCAGGTTCATGATCTGAGCTGTGAAGGGATTTCGAAGAGCTACGTGTTTAGGGGCACAAAGGACCTGACAGCTAAACAAATACAG AATATGCTTGGGTTTTCAAGGCCAGCTGTCCCCATTCAACAGGGAAGACCTCTTCAGACTCCAGAGCAACCTGTTATTTCAAGCAG GTTTCTGCAGCCAGTACATAAGATTGACATGAATTTAACAGATCTGCTTGGACAACTGCAAAGGGACCCATGGCCAATGACCCAGGGAAAGAGGCCTTTACGTTCCACTGGAGTAGCTCTTTTGGTTGCTGTCAGCTTATTGGAG ggcACATTTCCAAACACAGGGGCCAGAATAATGCTGTTTACAGGTGGGCCACCAACACAAGGACCAGGCATGGTCGTAGGAGATGAACTGAAAACACCCATCCGTTCTTGGCACGACATAGAGAAGGACAACGCAAGGTTCATGAAGAAGGCCACCAAA CACTATGAGATTCTGGCTAATCGCTCTGCAGCCAACGGGCACTGCATCGACATCTATGCCTGCGCCCTGGATCAGACTGGACTGCTAGAGATGAAGTGTTGTGCAAACCTCACCGG aggACACATGGCGATGGGAGACTCCTTCAACACTTCTCTCTTCAAGCAGACCTTCCAGCGGGTATTTAACAAAGGGTTCAGTGGGGAATTTCAGATGGCTTTTGGTGCAAGTTTGGATGTGAAG ACCTCTCGGGAGCTGAAAATTGCAGGAGCTATTGGACCATGCATATCCTTGAATGCTAAAGGGCCATGTGTCTCTGAAAAT GAGCTTGGAATTGGAGGAACATCTCAATGGAAAATTTGTAGCCTGGATCCCAGCACAACTCTGGCCATTTACTTTGAAGTGGTAAATCAG CACAATGCACCAATACCtcagggaggcagaggggcagTGCAGTTTGTCACTCAGTATCAACACTCCAGTACGCAGAAACGCATTCGTGTCACCACCATAGCCAGAAA TTGGGCAGATGCACAGAGTCAACTCCAGCATATAGAAGCTGCATTTGACCaggaagcagctgctgtgctgatgGCACGACTGGGAGTGTACAGAGCTGAATCTGAGGAGGGACCTGATGTTCTGCGATGGCTGGACAGACAGCTGATCAGACTG TGTCAGAAATTTGGACAATACAACAAAGATGATCCCAACTCCTTCAGATTGTCAGAATCATTTTCTTTGTATCCCCAG TTCATGTTCCATCTGCGACGCTCCCCATTCCTGCAGGTCTTCAATAACAGTCCAGATGAATCTTCTTATTACCGTCACCACTTTGCTAGGCAAGATCTGACCCAGTCTCTCATTATGATCCAGCCCATCCTTTATGCTTATTCTTTCCATGGACCTCCTGAG CCAGTGCTTTTGGACAGCAGCAGTATTCTTCCTCACAGAATCCTGCTGATGGATACTTTCTTCCAGATAGTTATCTACCTTGGTGAG ACTATTGCGCAGTGGCAGAAAGCTGGTTACCAAGACATGCCTGAATATGAAAACTTCAAGCACCTGCTGCAAGCCCCACTGGATGACGCCCAGGAAATCTTGCAGACTAGATTCCCAATGCCACGTTACATCCACACTGAACATGGGAGCAGTCAG GCCCGGTTCCTCTTGTCTAAAGTGAACCCTTCTCAGACCCACAATAACTTCTATGTGTGGGAACAG gaatCGGGAGCTCCAATCTTGACAGATGATGTTAGTCTCCAGGTATTCATGGACCATCTAAAAAAGCTGGCAGTTTCAAGTGCATCATGA